The sequence below is a genomic window from Oncorhynchus nerka isolate Pitt River linkage group LG7, Oner_Uvic_2.0, whole genome shotgun sequence.
gtttgaGCAGGGCAGACCAGGCCCTCAGCACCCTGGCCATGAGGAAGTTCTGCGAGGATAAGGTATCTTCCTCCCTCCAACCGTCCCAAAACAGGTAAGCACCATCTTGTTGTCCATGTTGTCTACATCACTAACCAACAAGTGCTGTAaatgtctgtatgtctctctcgctcttccctcttccttcccatccctttctctcaggtaaacactgagtgtactaaacattaagaacaacgtgctctttccatgacatagacggaccaggtgaatccagctgaaagctatgatcccttattgatgtgacttgttaaatccacttcaatcagtgtaaatgaaggggaggagacaggttaagacACAGACtgtgtatttgtgccattcagagggtgaatgggcaagacaaaacttttaagtgcctttgaacggggtatggagGTAGGTGCCAGGCATAGCGGTTTATGTCaacaactgcaacgctgctggatttttcatgctcaacagtttcctgtgggtatcaagaatggtccaccacccaaaggacttccagccaacttgacacaactgttgcAGCATTGGGAGttaacatgggccaacatccctgtggaacgcttttgacaccttgtagagtccatgcctaaccaaattgaggctgttctgagggacaaaggggaggtgttcctgtttggtatactcagtgtatatattacTTCATGCATCCTTTTCACCTACATTCAgtgtcattttattttatttgatgttgTCTTTTGTGATGTATGCTTACAAAtcacccagccctccctccctccatccctctctcaccctcttccctctctctctctctctctctctctctctctctctctctctcacgctgccctccctccctccctccatccctctctctccctctctctctctctcacgctgccctccctccctccatccctctctctccctcttccctctctctctctctctctctctctctctctctctctctctctctcccccctctctctctctctctctctctcacgctgccctccctccctctctatctctctctcaggtaTATCTACTACTTTGGGGGGCTCCTCTCTGGGGCGATCAAGATTAACAGCAGTCTGCTACTCCTCCACCAGGTCCTCATCCCCACGCTTCCTAAATTCCAGGGCAAAGGAGGTGAGGCCGTGCGAGGGGCACCACACACTTGTTTCCCCTGACTGACAGTTGCTCCTCCCATCCTCACATTAGACCACTACACTCGGGTGCtgagtctgtctcagtctgtctttACAGTAGAgaccgtggtgtgtgtgtgtgtgcgtgctagtGCGTGAAtgtgccaggtgtgtgtgtgtgtctgtgaaggcCTGTCTGTACAGAAGGCTCTGAGATATGGCCCTGTGAATGATAGCAGTGTTTTCATTCCCCCTCCACCTACACACTGGGCTGTTTATCTTGAATTGTTTGacggatagagacagagacagtcagcaCATTCCACTATGTAACACTGAACACCGCCTCTCTTTATCGTTGCCCAGGTTACTTCCCCTTCCTGAAGATCTACCAGTCCATGCAGCTGGTCTATACATCAGGGATATAGTGAGTCTGCATCACTTCATGTCCTACAGTATTATCAACCAACACCACTGACAGAAAAGACAAATCTCTAACTCGGACAGGATGTGTCTTTAGGCCTACTTGTCcttgtgtgtgtctatttgtattCATATGTTGTGTGTTGTCTGTCCACAGTGACTTGAAGGGTTCTGTGGGCAGAAGACTGTGTGTGACCATTGAGCCTGCACTGCTGCTGAAGGGAGACATCATGGTGAGTGAGACCATCTGTCTGGCCATTAGATTAGTCCACTTTTTTCTCAAGTGAAGTCACCGCCTTGCCAGTGGCAGTCCATTAGGTATGatttttctctccttcttctgttgctctgttccctctctacctctctgtctctccctgcagGTGAAGTGTTACCACAGACGGGCACAGGGTGCAGAGAGGGACACAGTGTTCAGACTGCAGTTCCACACCTGCACCATCCACGGGGCCCAGCTATGGTTCGGCAAGGGGGAGTTGGATGAGGCCTGTACTGGTAGGAACTAGTGGGGttctggtgggggggggggtctctctGTTCAGGGCCTGAGGTATCTGTTTTGTTAGGTCAGTGTGGAACAATAAAGCTTGTCTATTCAACATGGTGGTTAAGGGAAGTGCTCAGTAGAAATGCCTGTATGCAGCAGATGTGTCAAAATGAATCAATCCCTCAACAACACAGTATGTGTGGTAGTCCATTGCTTCATTGTATATTGAACACGATCGTTTCCTAATTCTGCTAATGTGATTACGTTCTGTGAAATGTCAACAGTCAAATGTATTTTCTCAGATGAACGATTTCCCTCGGATGCCACTGTGGAGTTTGTCTTCTCCTCGGGACCAGAGAAAATGAAAGGTTTGTTTGAACTATGCATTTACAGTGTAACAGTGCCAGGGAACACAATAACAAGTTTGTATTGATGTGTTTGATCACGTGTCTAATAACATGAACTCTCTCCTCAGGGCGTGAGTACCAGAGAAATGACCCTGCTGTCACAGTGGACTACAACACAGCTGATCCAGTGGTGCGCTGGGACTCCTATGAGAACTTCAACCAGCGCTATCAAGACAGCCTCGATGGTACAGTACAGAGCAGTACAGAGAACCAGGGAGACACTCTCAATAATACATTCAGCCTGCAGTTAATACTGTGCTGATGATACTGTACTCCGAAGCTATGTTaaatctctgctctctctccccctctcagacATAGCCCACACCAGGGGTCCAGTGGACGGAAGTCTGTACGCCCAGATAAAGAAGCGTCTCTCAGCCTCAGGCTCTGGCTCCCTGACCTCCACCAATGGCAGTCCAGCAGGCACCAGCGAGGAGAGGCCCAGTCAGAGCCAGCTGCTCTCTCCCAGCTctgactctctcactcactccggCCACTCGTCTGCCCTCCCAGAGCATCCAGAGGAGTCCAGAGGGCTCCCGCCACCCAcccggcaggagagagaggacctGGACCGACTGCTGGGGGGCATCGAGGGGGAGAGGGACGgcctggacagagagagggagactgccATCCTGGACGATGGGGACTTGTCGTCTGAGCATACAGGCACCCTGAGGCTCGACCGCTCCTGTTCTTGCCGGGTGGGCTACCACTCCCAGAGCTGTGCCGAGCCCGGCTGTGACCGACTCCACCTCATGTCCAATGGCTACTGCCGGGACAGAGCTCCGGGCACCAACGGCCACCCTGGGTCACCACCCTTGACTAACCCTGCCACCGTCCCCTCACACATGGACCTGTGTCAGCACTACAGCCCACACCCTCAACCCCATCAGGCCCTGCCTCCCCCTGACCTGGTATGGAACCGCCAACAGGGCCCTCCACACTACCTGCACCGTGAGGGACCCTCTCGTCACCCCTCTCTGTGCCCCTATCCATCCCAGGACCTGACCTCTCACCCCCACATCCTTCATCCCGGGCGCCTGCTCTGTAGAAGTGATGACTATGGTCCGTACCAccaccctccctcacacacacaccatcaccctcACCACCCCAAGTCCTCCGGGTCCTACCAAGATATGCTGCTGCTGGATGGCATGCCGCCCCCTGGCTGCCCCTGCCGGGACTGCCTCATCAGGAGGGAGGATTCAGCCTTCCACGGTCTGCGGCTGGAGCGAGGAGAGAGCTTCCACTGGGACAGAGAGGCAGAACTGCAGCATCGGGAAGCAGGGCTAAGGAGAGTAAGGGAGTCTGAGCTGCCTAGAGGGGCAGAGATGCActgggagagggaggcagggggactgAGAAGAGGCAGGGAGATGTCACTGcactgggagagagacagggaggcagagctccaatgggagagggagagaaaggccgACTATTGGCACCGGAGGGCCTACAGGCTTCAGGACCACGAGCTACCTGCCTTCTCCTTTGACCCTCTGCCGTCCGGCCACCCTGCGTACCCAGAGGCATCTCGCTCCCACGGCCACGCCCACCTGGACCTGAagtacagcagcagtagcagcagtggctACCAGACCCCGCACCAGGTCTGCCTCTGCTCCCACTACCAGCCCTCCCCCTCTGAGAGCAGGGGTTATGCCTCAGGTTACCAGTCTGAGTCCACctcccctctgccccctccctccaccctgtcaGGCCCCTGCAGCCACACCAGAGGGCCAGCAGACCACCACCCCGAAGCCCACACTCAGAAGTACCCATCTGAGAGCCAGACAGGTGAGACAACCCCCACTGGGGGGTTGTATAAGATGATTTTATGAAATACATGTAGGAAATCATTATTCAACTTACAGTTCTGTCACATAAAGTCATTGTCTCTGTTCGCTGTCTTCCATAAGATGGAAGGGGGATGAGTGAGAACGTGAGTTGGCGGGACCACATCTCCCAGGGTTCCTTCAAGAGGATGCATCCTTCAAGAGATGTCCCGTGTTCCACGCCCTCTGACCTCTCTAGGCCGCCCACCCCTGTTCTCACCAGCAGCCCTCTGTGCACACAAGAAAGGTGCCTATTCTGTTGTCTTCTTTTTAACATCTGCAAAAGTCACGTATCAGAACATTCCAACATTACATGTAAGAATATATTGCATACCTCTTTAATATGACTTTCTGTTTGTTTCAGCCTCAGTCTAGGTGTGCACTCACTAGTTGGATCGACTGACATAGTCAACAGTGACTGTGAGTCTGTCCAGTCTCAGGATAGGCCCGGCAGTGCTGCTGCTCAGGGGTCGCAGGTCAACCAGCAACACATCCCTGACCCTTTACAGTCTACATCCGTGACACCCACACCTTCCCCCACCCAACCCAACAGCCACTGGACCAGACTGACAGCAACACAACCACCCTCACCCTACCAGCCCCAGAACCACAGCGCTACATCTTCTCCCCAACAGCCCCAGAACCACAGTGCTACACCTTCACCCCACCAGCCCCAGAACCACAGCGCTACATATTCACCCCACCAGCCCCAAAACCACAGTGCTACATCTTCTCCCCAACAGCCCCAGAACCACAGTGCTACATCTTCTCCCCAACAGCCCCAGAACCACAGTGCTACATCTTCACCCCACCAGCCCCAGAACCACAGTGCTACATCTTCACCCCACCAGCCCCAGAACCACAGTGCTACATCTTCACCCCACCAGCCCCAGAACCACAGTACTACATCTTCACCCCACCAGCCCCAGAACCACAGTGCTACATTTTCGCCCCACCAGCCCCAGAACCACAGTACTACACCTTCACCCCACCAGCCCCAGAACCACAGTGCTACATCTTCACCCCACCAGCCCCAGAACTACAGTGCTACATCTTCACCCCACCAGCCCCAGAACCACAGTACTACACCTTCACCCCACCAGCCCCAGAACCACAGTACTACACCTTCACCCCACCAGCCCCAGAACCACAGTACTACACCTTCACCCCACCAGCCCCAGAACCACAGTGCTACATCTTCACCCCACCAGCCCCAGAACTACATTGCTACATCTTCACCCTCAACTACAACCAGCCAGCCCAGCAACCACTGCCACCCTGCTACACCCACTCAGACACCCACTGAGAAAGCTAGCCTAACTGGTCCAAAGACCACCCATCCTACAGAGACTGCTGTACTGCCTCCTGTTGCCCAGCCCCAGTTCCAGTCCCCCAACCCTGTACCTGGAGCATGTCCACTCAGGAAACTGACCACAGAGGTCCCTAAATCCAGTTCCACCCTCACCTCGGCCCCTTCCTCCCCCCAGCCTCCCATCAGCAGTCTGGAGGGGTTCCCCTCCTCAGAGCCTCCTGTGCCCGGCTTCGCCACCCTGGGCCGGAAGTTGATGCTGGTCACTGAGCCCCCAGGACCCCTGCAGCACTACCCTGGCATGGAGGGCAGCACCAGCGGGCACTCTCCAGCCCCTGAGGTACACACCACCCCCACATTCCCCATCTCTGCCACCGGCTGCTATCCCCCATCAGTCCGACATGTGCCATACTTGAGCTACACTGCTGTCACCATCCCCCAGTGCCCACTCCCAGAGAAACGGGGTCAGTCTGCCCAGCCAGGGTCGCCTAATTGCGGGGTGAGGACCCTGAGGCCAACCACCTCACAGCACCATGTCACCTTCTCTCCAACTGTGGGGGAGATGGCGCCCCCTGCAGGCCAAGGAGAGGGAGTGCTATCTCTGGAGAGTGAGATGGCAGGCAGAGTCAGTGTTACGTTTGTCCAGGACAACTCACGCTTCTGGTACAAGCCTGGCATCTCCAGGGACCAAGGTAACTTCAGTTACTGTTTTACTTTTCATAAAGGAAGCAGACTTTTATGCAATATGCATGAACATTTTTCATGTCTATTTTCTCTATTCCTGTAGCCATAGCTGCGCTGAAGGAGAGAGAACCAGGGGCCTTTCTTATCCGGGACAGCAACTCCTTCCAGGGAGCCTATGGCCTGGCACTGAAAGTGGCCACCCCGCCCGCTAACCTCAACAACCCCAGCAGCAGAGGTATGACTCAACGCCTGCCCCTTGCCTACGTCTCAACCACCTAGATTTCTTCGACACAAAGCACTTCAATTTCTGCTAGCTAGTAATGTTctccctgtaacacacacacacagtggtcgaTCCATTAGAGCAGCTGGTGCGACACTTCCTGATTGAGACGGGCCCCCGTGGAGTGAAGATCAAAGGCTGTCAGAATGAGCCCCACTTTGGTGAGCTGTTCATAATGAATAGGATGCTCTCCGTTTTGGGCTACATTGTTCGTTTTCAAGTCATTTCAAGTGATATGTTCTATAGTTGTTCTGCCCAATGGAGAATTTActctaattgtgtgtgtgtgtgtgtgtgtgtgtgtgtgtgtgtgtgtgtgtgtgtgtgtgtgtgtgtgtgtgtgtgtgtgtacgtgtacgtgtgtacgtgcgtgttcCACAGGGAGTTTGTCTGCGTTAGTAtaccagcactccatcactcccatctctctgccctgttcCCTACGGATCCCAGAGAAAGGTCAGCAGCAACATCCCAACAAcccattatggactgtaatgagTTAGCCTACTGACACTCAACATCCCAACAAcccattatggactgtaatgagTTGGCCTACTGACACTCAACATCCCAACAACCCATTATGCACTGTAATGAGTTGGCCTACTGAAACTCAACATCCCAACAAcccattatggactgtaatgagTTGGCCTACTGAAACTCAACACCCCAACAAcccattatggactgtaatgagTTAGCCTACTGACACTCAACATCCCAACAAcccattatggactgtaatgagTTGGCCTACTGAAACTCAACATCCCAACAAcccattatggactgtaatgagTTGGCCTACTGACACTCAACATCCCAACCAcccattatggactgtaatgagTTGGCCTACTGACACTCAACATCCCAACAACCCATTGTGGACTGTAATGAGTTAgcctactacatttacattacatttaagtcatttagcagacgctcttatccagagcgacttacaaattggtgctttcaccttatgacatccagtggaacagccactttacaatagtgcatctaggtcttttaaggggggggagaaggattactttatcctatcctaggtattccttaaagaggtggggtttcaggtgtctccggaaggtggtgattgactccgctgtcctggcgtcgtgagggagtttgttccaccattggggggccagagcagcgaacagttttgactgggctgagcgggaactgtacttcctcagtggtagggaggcgagcaggccagaggtggatgaacgcagtgcccttgtttgggtgtagggcctgatcagagcctggaggtactgaggtgccgttcccctcacagctccgtaggcaagcaccatggtcttgtagcggatgcgagcttcaactggaagccagtggagagagcggaggagcggggtgacgtgagagaacttgggaaggttgaacaccagacgggctgcggcgttctggatgagttgtaggggtttaatggcacaggcagggagcccagccaacagcgagttgcagtaatccagacgggagatgacaagtgcctggattaggacctgcgccgcttcctgtgtgaggcagggtcgtactctgcggatgttgtagagcatgaacctacaggaacgggccaccgccttgatgttatttgagaacgacagggtgttgtccaggatcacgccaaggttcttagcgctctgggacgaggacacaatggagttgtcaaccgtgatggcgagatcatggaacgggcagtccttcccgggaggaagagcagctccgtcttgccgaggttcagcttgaggtgatgatccgtcatccacactgatatgtctgccagacatgcagagatgcgattcgccacctggtcgtcagaagggggaaaggagaagattaattgtgtgtcgtctgcatagcaatgataggagagaccatgtgaggttatgacagagccaagtgacttggtgtatagcgagaataggagagggcctagaacagagccctgggggacaccagtggtgagagcacgtggtgaggagacggattctcgccacgccacctggtaggagcgacctgtcaggtaggacgcaatccaagcgtgggccgcgccggagatgcccaactcggagagggtggagaggaggatctgatggttcacagtatcgaaggcagccgataggtctagaaggatgagagcagaggagagagagttagctttagcagtgcggagcgcctccgtgatacagagaagagcagtctcagttgaatgactagtcttgaaacctgactgatttggatcaagaaggtcattctgagagagatagcgggagagctggccaaggacggcacgacACTCAACATCCCAACAAcccattatggactgtaatgagTTAGCCTACTGACACTCAACATCCCAACAAcccattatggactgtaatgagTTGGCCTACTAAAGAACCAGTCCACACCTAAGTAAAATAAGCAGTTTTATAACCATTGATGCTAAGTACCCTCTCACAATCAAAATCACGAGACAATTTGTGCTGAAAATGCAAATAATTACTGCCATACTTCTGGGCTGGTGGGAACATTTCCAGCCATGCCCTCCTGATGGAGACAGAGTATATGATGCCCTCCTGATGGAGACAGAGTATATGATGCCCTCCTGATGGAGACAGAGTATATGATGCCCTCCTGATGGAGACAGAGTATATGATGCCCTCCTGATGGAGACAGAGTATATGATGCCCTCCTGATGGAGACAGAGTATATGATGCCCTCCTGATGGAGACAAAGTATATGATGCCCTCCTGATGGAGACAGAGTATATGATGCCCTCCTGATGGAAACAGAGTATATGATGCCCTCGTGATGGAGACAGAGTATATGATGCCCTCCTGATGGAGACAGAGTATATGATGCCCTCCTGATGGAGACAGAGTATATGATGCCCTCCTGATGGAGACAGAGTAGATGATGCCCTCCTGATGGAGACAGAGTAGATGATGCCCTCCTGATGGAGACAGAGTATATGATGCCCTCCTGATGGAGACAGAGTATATGATGCCCTCCTGATGGAGACAGAGTATATGATGCCCTCCTGATGGAGACAAAGTATATGATGCCCTCCTGATGGAGACAAAGTATATGATGCCCTCCTGATGGAGACAGAGTATATGATGCCCTCCTGATGGAGAAAGAGTATATGATGCCCTCCTGATGGAGACAGAGTATATGATGCCCTCCTGATGGAGAAAGAGTATATGATGACCTCCTGATGGAGACAAAGTATATGATGCCCTCCTGATGGAGACAAAGTATATGATGCCCTCCTGATGGAGACAGAGTATATGATGCCCTCCTGATGGAGACAGAGTATATGATGCCCTCCTGATGGAGACAGAGTATATGATGCCCTCCTGATGGAGAAAGAGTATATGATGCCCTCCTGATGGAGACAGAGTATATGATGCCCTCCTGATGGAGACAAAGTATATGATGCCCTCCTGATGGAGACAGAGTATATGATGCCCTCCTGATGGAGACAGAGTATATGATGCCCTCCTGATGGAGACAGAGTATATGATGCCCTCCTGATGGAGACAGAGTATATGATGCCCTCCTGATGGAGACAAAGTATATGATGCCCTCCTGATGGAGACAAAGTATATGATGCCCTCCTGATGGAGACAGAGTATATGATGCCCTCCTGATGGAGAAAGAGTATATGATGCCCTCCTGATGGAGACAGAGTATATGATGCCCTCCTGATGGAGAAAGAGTATATGATGCCCTCCTGATGGAGACAAAGTATATGATGCCCTCCTGATGGAGACAAAGTATATGATGCCCTCCTGATGGAGACAAAGTATATGATGCCCTCCTGATGGAGACAGAGTATATGATGCCCTCCTGATGGAGCCAGAGTATATGATGCCCTCCTGATGGAGACAGAGTATATGATGCCCTCCTGATGGAGCCAGAGTATATGATGCCCTCCTGATGGAGCCAGAGTAGATGATGCCCTCCTGATGGAGACAGAGTATATGATGCCCTCCTGATGGAGACAGAGTATATGATGCCCTCCTGATGGAGACAGAGTATATGATGCCCTCCTGATGGAGACAGAGTATATGATGCCCTCCTGATGGAGACAGAGTATATGATGCCCTCCTGATGGAGACAAAGTATATGATGCCCTCTTGTTTACATCTCTGTGTTGTAGATCCCATTGGAGAAATGCAGGAGCTGCAGTCGACTGCTAGTAACATGAGCACAGCTTCAGACCTGCTCAAACAGGGTGCAGGTGAGTTCCATGAATCAGTTATCATAATGTTCCATCACTAATGGCTGCATTCCTGCTGTTGTTGGTGAGAGACCCTGTTGTGTGTGACATCTACGATCACCACAATGCTCTAAAGTGATCCCCATCGTTACATCCCTGTTTGTCTGAGTGGTAACTGTCccgccccaccccctctcttctccagcctGTAATGTGCTTTACCTGAACTCTGTGGAGACTGAGTCACTGACCGGACCCCAGGCCATCTCCAGAGCAACCGGAGCCACCCTGGCACAGAACCCCCGGCCAGCGGCCACAGTGGTCCACTTCAAAGTGTCCTCACAGGGCATCACACTGACCGACAGCCAGCGCAGGTAACATGACCACTGACCAGTTCATATGGTCTACATTTCTGAGGCCCATCACCCATGTTCATTAGCGATAAGTAAAGAAAATTGGAAGAAAGGTTTGCATGGATGTATTGTGGTAGATTAGTGGAGATGGTTGGGATATCAATGGTCACACtgaatggtctgtctgtctgtctgtctgtctgtctatctatctatctatctatctatagggTGTTCTTCAGGAGACACTACCCAGTCAACAGTGTGACCTTCAGCAGCATCGACCCCCAGGACAGGAGGTGGgcactggagccagccagcacAGAACACAACCTAATCACAACCACGGTCAATCCAGATATGACAGATAGGCTGTAGAACCTACTGAAGACTGAGATGTTATTGAAACCAgtgccaggctgtatcacatcagtTCTATATCCTCAACATAATGGAAACATTCTGACCACACAGTATTACATCAGTTCTATATCCTCAACATAATGGAAACATTCTGACCACACAGTATTACATCAGTTCTATATCCTCAATGTAATGGAAACATTCTGACCACACAGTATTACATCAGTACTATATCCTCAACATAATGGAAACATTCTGACCACACAGTATTACATCAGTTCTATATCCTCAATATAATGGAAACTTTCTGACCACACAGTATTACATCAGTACTATATCCTCAATGTAATAGAAACATTCTGACCACACAGTATTACATCAGTTCTATATCCTCAATGTAATGGAAACATTCTGACCACACAGTATCACATCAGTTCTATATCCTCAACATAATGGAAACATTCTGACCACACAGTATTACATCAGTACTATATCCTCAATGTAATGGAAACATTCTGACCACACAGTATTACATCAGTACTATATCCTCAATGTAATGGAAACATTCTGACCACACAGTATTACATCAGTTCTATATCCTCAATATAATGGAAACATTCTGACCACACAGTATTACATCAGTACTATATCCTCAATATAATGGAAACATTCTGACCACACAGTATTACATCAGTACTATATCCTCAACATAATGGAAACATTCTGACCACACAGTATTACATCAGTTCTATATCCTCAATATAATGGAAACATTCTGACCACACAGTATTACATCAGTACTATATCCTCAATGTAATGGAAACATTCTGACCACACAGTATTACATCAGTACTATATCCTCAATGTAATGGAAACATTCTGACCACACAGTATTACATCAGTACTATATCCTCAATGTAATGGAAACATTCTGACCACACAGTATTACATCAGTACTATATCCTCAATGTAATGGAAACATTCTGACCACACAGTATTACATCCTCAATATAATGGAAACATTCTGACCACACAGTATTACATCAGTACTATATCCTCAATGTAATGGAAACATTCTGACCACACAGTATTACATCAGTTCTATATCCTCAACGTAATGGAAACAT
It includes:
- the LOC115126360 gene encoding tensin-2-like isoform X3, coding for MNKTGKGEPHVFKEKTFKKNRQCGVCRQSVDNTGSFCQVCKTATHKKCEAKVTTACIPALPSDLQGKGTAPSRHIQHLGSTRSLTYNKQRNTLSRSISVDRVMERVMERHYDFDLTYITERIISVFFPPLLDEQRYRLNLKEVTAMLRSKHQDKFLLFNLSERHHDITRMNPKVLDFGWPDFHAPPLDKICAMCKAMETWLTSDPQHVVVLHCKGNKGKTGVLIAAYMHYSKISAGADQALSTLAMRKFCEDKVSSSLQPSQNRYIYYFGGLLSGAIKINSSLLLLHQVLIPTLPKFQGKGGYFPFLKIYQSMQLVYTSGIYDLKGSVGRRLCVTIEPALLLKGDIMVKCYHRRAQGAERDTVFRLQFHTCTIHGAQLWFGKGELDEACTDERFPSDATVEFVFSSGPEKMKGREYQRNDPAVTVDYNTADPVVRWDSYENFNQRYQDSLDDIAHTRGPVDGSLYAQIKKRLSASGSGSLTSTNGSPAGTSEERPSQSQLLSPSSDSLTHSGHSSALPEHPEESRGLPPPTRQEREDLDRLLGGIEGERDGLDRERETAILDDGDLSSEHTGTLRLDRSCSCRVGYHSQSCAEPGCDRLHLMSNGYCRDRAPGTNGHPGSPPLTNPATVPSHMDLCQHYSPHPQPHQALPPPDLVWNRQQGPPHYLHREGPSRHPSLCPYPSQDLTSHPHILHPGRLLCRSDDYGPYHHPPSHTHHHPHHPKSSGSYQDMLLLDGMPPPGCPCRDCLIRREDSAFHGLRLERGESFHWDREAELQHREAGLRRVRESELPRGAEMHWEREAGGLRRGREMSLHWERDREAELQWERERKADYWHRRAYRLQDHELPAFSFDPLPSGHPAYPEASRSHGHAHLDLKYSSSSSSGYQTPHQVCLCSHYQPSPSESRGYASGYQSESTSPLPPPSTLSGPCSHTRGPADHHPEAHTQKYPSESQTDGRGMSENVSWRDHISQGSFKRMHPSRDVPCSTPSDLSRPPTPVLTSSPLCTQESLSLGVHSLVGSTDIVNSDCESVQSQDRPGSAAAQGSQVNQQHIPDPLQSTSVTPTPSPTQPNSHWTRLTATQPPSPYQPQNHSATSSPQQPQNHSATPSPHQPQNHSATYSPHQPQNHSATSSPQQPQNHSATSSPQQPQNHSATSSPHQPQNHSATSSPHQPQNHSATSSPHQPQNHSTTSSPHQPQNHSATFSPHQPQNHSTTPSPHQPQNHSATSSPHQPQNYSATSSPHQPQNHSTTPSPHQPQNHSTTPSPHQPQNHSTTPSPHQPQNHSATSSPHQPQNYIATSSPSTTTSQPSNHCHPATPTQTPTEKASLTGPKTTHPTETAVLPPVAQPQFQSPNPVPGACPLRKLTTEVPKSSSTLTSAPSSPQPPISSLEGFPSSEPPVPGFATLGRKLMLVTEPPGPLQHYPGMEGSTSGHSPAPEVHTTPTFPISATGCYPPSVRHVPYLSYTAVTIPQCPLPEKRGQSAQPGSPNCGVRTLRPTTSQHHVTFSPTVGEMAPPAGQGEGVLSLESEMAGRVSVTFVQDNSRFWYKPGISRDQAIAALKEREPGAFLIRDSNSFQGAYGLALKVATPPANLNNPSSRVVDPLEQLVRHFLIETGPRGVKIKGCQNEPHFGSLSALVYQHSITPISLPCSLRIPEKDPIGEMQELQSTASNMSTASDLLKQGAACNVLYLNSVETESLTGPQAISRATGATLAQNPRPAATVVHFKVSSQGITLTDSQRRVFFRRHYPVNSVTFSSIDPQDRRWTNSDSTTSKVFGFVAKKPGSMAENVCHLFAELDPEQPASAIVNFINKVMLGPQRR